One Acinetobacter pullicarnis genomic region harbors:
- a CDS encoding Na+/H+ antiporter subunit G, translating to MHQSIEIIVSILLIIGAFFTLVGGIGMVRLPDLFMRLHAPTKSSTLGLGSFLLAAMIYAAGHGRFGFAELIITFLAFVTAPVSANLIAQAAIHLRLRSMGGDVPEAINRPLPWQKHSRKARKFNNDL from the coding sequence ATGCATCAAAGCATTGAAATCATTGTGTCGATCCTATTAATTATCGGGGCATTTTTTACACTGGTCGGTGGAATTGGGATGGTGCGCCTACCCGATTTATTCATGCGACTACATGCACCAACCAAGTCAAGCACCTTGGGACTTGGAAGCTTTTTGCTGGCTGCCATGATTTATGCAGCAGGTCATGGTCGTTTTGGTTTTGCCGAACTTATCATTACCTTTTTGGCTTTTGTGACCGCACCAGTATCGGCCAACTTGATTGCACAAGCCGCCATTCATTTGCGCTTACGTTCAATGGGCGGTGATGTGCCTGAGGCCATCAACCGTCCCTTGCCTTGGCAAAAACACAGCCGTAAAGCACGGAAATTTAACAATGATCTTTAA
- a CDS encoding monovalent cation/H+ antiporter subunit F — MTLLPYALGISLLAVTISMLLCLIRLIIGPSIVDRLLALDTLFLNATCLIIILGIYWTTTSLFEGALLVAMLGFVSTAALARYFTTGHVID; from the coding sequence ATGACCCTATTGCCTTATGCCTTGGGCATCAGCTTATTGGCAGTGACGATTTCAATGTTGCTGTGTTTGATCCGTTTAATTATTGGACCTTCGATTGTTGACCGACTGTTGGCCTTGGATACGCTATTTTTAAATGCCACCTGTTTAATCATCATTTTAGGCATTTATTGGACCACAACCTCTTTATTTGAAGGGGCTCTTTTGGTGGCCATGTTGGGCTTTGTCTCAACTGCGGCACTGGCCCGTTATTTCACCACTGGCCATGTCATCGACTAG
- a CDS encoding Na+/H+ antiporter subunit E, producing MKQKISFLDRMLPHPFVSVLVAITWPMLNETLDVFNITVGILLGLIIPKMVQPFIVRTPNIQWGQALKLFWVVLRDILVSNVVVAKQVLGPMQQLKPKWYRVPLDTNHEQVNTLLAMIITTTPGTVTAGIDQERGDILVHALNCDDPEADILDIKTRYEAPLLAIFNAKQGDPS from the coding sequence ATGAAACAGAAGATTTCTTTTCTCGATCGTATGCTGCCCCATCCCTTTGTCTCGGTATTGGTGGCCATCACTTGGCCGATGCTGAATGAAACGCTGGATGTCTTCAATATAACGGTCGGCATCTTATTGGGCCTTATTATTCCTAAAATGGTTCAGCCTTTTATTGTTAGAACCCCGAATATTCAGTGGGGCCAAGCTTTAAAGTTATTTTGGGTGGTGCTACGCGATATTCTGGTCTCGAATGTCGTGGTCGCTAAACAAGTTCTGGGGCCGATGCAACAGCTCAAACCCAAATGGTATCGTGTGCCACTCGATACCAACCATGAACAAGTCAACACCCTCCTGGCGATGATCATCACCACCACCCCTGGAACCGTAACTGCTGGTATCGATCAAGAGCGCGGTGATATTTTGGTACATGCACTCAATTGCGACGATCCAGAAGCGGATATTTTAGATATCAAAACACGCTATGAGGCACCATTACTCGCGATCTTCAATGCCAAGCAAGGAGACCCTTCATGA
- a CDS encoding monovalent cation/H+ antiporter subunit D: MMSFLDFWQSHAPIFAILIPAFTAFALVILGNPGSGSLAHDWRQPWRRGISLLSVVLGFITAVSYLIQASNGNIVVYELSEWTAPFGIVLVLDRLSALMVLLTYGLAVPVLWFASKEWDERGRYFHAMFHFLLMGLNGAFLTGDLFNLFVFFEVLLMASYVLLLHGQGKARFQLGIHYVTINLFASALFLIGLGMIYGSVGSLNMTDVARIIPLLENDQHKLATAGGLLLFVVFGIKAAMLPVGFWLPKTYAVATTPVAAIFTIMTKVGIYAILRINGTVFHDAFSQNIISSWLLPIALITSLYGVIGALAADRLRRFVGFMVLSSIGTILIAISMQNRDAWAAALFYLVHSTLIAAAFYLLCGWVTSQRGSFKDHLKIAPKMKQHYAVSMTFFIIALMMAGLPPFSGFWGKVLILSATTNTATQGWIIGTILVVSLLSILAFTRAGFILFWRATTPEDNPKEAAYAAYQALPEHAPPRNDKAIYLLLAALVVYVVCAAPILTYIEQTATQISDRQQYIDVILKTDQNNQVISVQPFSPDYLPETKYAGESTDIYANYIPYLIHRNTLEGEHISPNKQQQIQQQQDANRLEHLVPAEIKPMEP; the protein is encoded by the coding sequence ATGATGAGTTTTCTAGACTTTTGGCAAAGTCACGCGCCCATTTTTGCAATTTTAATTCCAGCATTCACCGCCTTTGCATTGGTGATACTGGGCAATCCAGGTTCGGGTTCTTTGGCACACGACTGGCGACAACCATGGCGTCGTGGCATCAGTTTACTGTCTGTGGTTTTGGGCTTTATCACTGCGGTGAGTTATCTGATTCAAGCCAGCAACGGCAATATTGTGGTCTACGAACTCAGTGAATGGACCGCCCCTTTTGGGATCGTTTTGGTTCTTGATCGCCTTTCAGCGCTCATGGTTTTACTGACCTATGGCTTGGCTGTCCCTGTGCTCTGGTTTGCCAGTAAAGAATGGGATGAACGTGGTCGTTATTTTCATGCGATGTTCCATTTCCTTTTAATGGGACTCAATGGCGCATTTTTAACGGGCGACTTATTTAACCTGTTTGTATTCTTTGAAGTTTTGTTAATGGCATCCTATGTGTTGCTGTTACATGGTCAAGGCAAAGCACGTTTTCAATTGGGTATCCATTACGTCACCATCAACTTATTTGCGTCTGCACTGTTCCTGATCGGCCTCGGCATGATCTACGGCAGTGTCGGCAGTCTGAATATGACAGATGTGGCACGCATCATCCCTCTGCTCGAAAACGATCAACATAAGTTGGCCACGGCAGGTGGTTTATTGTTATTCGTGGTCTTTGGGATTAAAGCTGCGATGTTGCCTGTGGGCTTTTGGCTACCAAAAACCTATGCGGTTGCGACCACTCCTGTTGCTGCAATCTTTACCATCATGACCAAAGTCGGTATTTATGCCATTCTGCGGATCAACGGGACGGTGTTTCATGATGCGTTCAGCCAAAATATTATCAGTTCTTGGTTATTACCAATTGCCTTGATCACTTCACTGTATGGGGTGATTGGTGCATTGGCGGCAGATCGCTTGCGTCGCTTTGTCGGCTTTATGGTGCTGTCTTCGATTGGTACGATTTTAATTGCAATTTCGATGCAAAACCGTGATGCATGGGCCGCGGCACTATTCTATTTGGTACACAGTACCTTAATTGCTGCTGCATTTTATCTGCTCTGCGGTTGGGTGACCTCACAACGTGGTAGCTTCAAAGATCATTTAAAAATTGCACCCAAAATGAAACAGCACTATGCCGTTTCAATGACCTTTTTTATCATTGCCTTAATGATGGCAGGTCTACCACCATTTAGTGGTTTCTGGGGTAAAGTCTTGATTTTAAGCGCTACCACCAACACTGCTACACAAGGTTGGATTATTGGCACCATTTTAGTGGTGAGCTTGCTCAGTATTTTGGCCTTTACCCGTGCTGGTTTTATTTTGTTTTGGCGTGCAACCACACCAGAAGACAATCCCAAGGAAGCGGCTTATGCAGCTTATCAAGCCTTACCAGAACACGCACCACCACGTAATGACAAGGCGATTTATCTCTTATTGGCTGCATTGGTGGTCTATGTGGTTTGTGCCGCGCCAATTTTGACGTATATCGAGCAGACCGCAACACAAATCAGTGATCGTCAGCAGTACATTGATGTCATTCTAAAAACTGATCAAAATAATCAAGTGATTAGCGTACAGCCATTTAGCCCAGACTATTTGCCTGAAACCAAATATGCCGGTGAAAGTACCGATATCTACGCCAACTATATTCCGTATCTCATCCATCGGAACACCTTAGAAGGCGAACATATTTCACCGAATAAGCAACAGCAAATTCAGCAACAACAAGATGCCAATCGTCTGGAACATCTTGTTCCTGCTGAAATAAAGCCGATGGAGCCTTAA
- a CDS encoding Na+/H+ antiporter subunit C: MISLEFLLASSIGLLVSAGIYLILRARTFPVVLGLATIGYAVNLFLFAMGRLQLTSPAILTDATKVTDPLPQALVLTAIVIGFATTAFIVQLALRSRYETGTDHVDSKEEPTAVDLREDEP, translated from the coding sequence ATGATTAGTTTAGAATTTTTACTCGCTTCTTCAATTGGATTACTGGTTTCTGCAGGCATTTATTTAATTTTGCGTGCAAGAACATTTCCAGTGGTACTGGGTTTAGCCACCATCGGCTATGCCGTGAATTTATTTTTATTTGCCATGGGTCGGCTCCAACTGACCTCCCCTGCAATTCTGACCGATGCCACCAAAGTCACCGATCCACTGCCACAAGCCTTGGTCTTGACGGCAATCGTGATTGGCTTTGCAACCACTGCATTTATTGTACAACTGGCATTGCGCAGTCGTTATGAAACTGGAACCGATCATGTGGACTCAAAAGAGGAACCCACCGCTGTAGATCTACGTGAGGATGAGCCTTAA
- a CDS encoding monovalent cation/H+ antiporter subunit A, giving the protein MDTSVLPIIILLPLILGTTLVSWLKQFSRGVMALGAIGVSLTSFILLLTQTKQVFQGATIIESWPWLSTLGVDLSFRLDALGLIFALLISGIGTLIYIYAYYYLSPQNSLSKLYSLLMLFMTAMLGISLSNNLMILLVFWELTSISSFLLVGYWSNYDAAQRGSRMALTITGMGGLAMLGGFILLGKVTGTYEIDQILAMGQQIQQDPLFVPILLLILLGAFTKSAQFPFHFWLPNAMAAPTPVSAYLHSATMVKAGIFLLARLLPIFVGASLYHNIVTSVGLFTLCMAALFAIFKEDLKGLLAYSTISHLGLIVCLLGIGSPLAVAAAIFHIINHATFKAALFMIAGIIDHETQTRDLRKLSGIWQLLPFTATLTMITAAAMAGVPLTNGFISKEMFFTELLANLTGPFMIVAAVIATCAGLFAVAYSTRLVHGVFFDGPVGKDVPNKHAHEPPIGMRAPAVLLATICILVGILPALLIQSIINAGTRASTQLADFKGAELAIWHGFNLPLLMSAIALVGGVLFYFALARNGRIRKIDLDLYLGKFQGKLIFENGLKQLLRGSRFIKKKTETGSLQTYLAWILLFTIAIVAVPLFNQGLTAGSRELTAAPLVAIVLWLLLFSACWMLLWFHHERIKAVLITGAIGLVVTMVFVTFSAPDLALTQISVDVVTTVLLLMSLSLLPQLTPYESNRGRRWRDAVIAIVAGLGIGWITWMLLTRDHHSISWFFVQQSLPLGGGSNIVNVILVDFRGFDTFGEITVLGIAAIGALCLMDGMRTHGTTITQGLSYRFNPSPLMFRMTASWILPLALVVSLYIFIRGHNYPGGGFIAGLITSMALIIQYIALGQDHAEKLLRANSGRRYETWIGLGLSIAGVSGVAAWLWGRPFLTSAHIYVDTPLFGTFHLASAAAFDLGVYITVVGATMLLISVLGDSRHSSMSGPLPKE; this is encoded by the coding sequence TTGGATACGAGTGTGCTACCGATTATTATATTGTTACCGTTAATACTTGGCACTACCCTTGTCTCGTGGTTGAAGCAGTTTTCGCGCGGGGTAATGGCTCTAGGAGCTATAGGCGTCAGTTTAACCAGTTTTATCTTGTTACTGACTCAAACCAAACAGGTCTTTCAAGGCGCAACCATCATTGAGAGTTGGCCTTGGCTCTCCACTTTAGGGGTTGACCTCAGCTTCAGGCTTGACGCACTCGGTTTGATTTTCGCTTTGCTGATCAGTGGGATCGGCACCCTCATTTATATTTACGCCTATTACTATCTGAGTCCGCAAAACTCGTTGAGTAAGCTCTATAGCCTACTCATGCTGTTTATGACAGCTATGCTCGGTATTTCACTCTCCAATAACCTAATGATATTATTGGTTTTCTGGGAGCTTACCAGTATTTCGTCCTTTCTACTGGTCGGTTACTGGAGCAATTACGATGCCGCGCAACGTGGCTCACGTATGGCTTTGACCATCACTGGTATGGGTGGTTTGGCCATGCTCGGTGGCTTCATTCTTTTGGGTAAAGTAACAGGTACCTATGAGATTGATCAGATTTTAGCAATGGGCCAACAGATTCAACAAGACCCTTTATTTGTTCCGATTTTATTGTTGATTTTACTGGGTGCATTTACCAAAAGTGCGCAGTTCCCCTTTCACTTCTGGTTACCCAATGCCATGGCTGCACCGACACCGGTATCGGCCTATTTGCATTCGGCCACCATGGTCAAAGCGGGGATCTTTTTATTGGCGCGGTTATTGCCAATTTTTGTGGGGGCTTCGCTCTATCACAACATCGTGACCAGCGTTGGTTTATTTACCCTGTGTATGGCTGCGTTATTTGCCATTTTCAAAGAAGATTTAAAAGGCTTATTGGCCTATTCCACCATCAGCCACTTGGGACTGATCGTCTGCTTACTCGGCATCGGTTCACCTTTGGCCGTTGCAGCAGCAATTTTCCATATTATTAACCATGCAACATTTAAAGCGGCATTGTTCATGATCGCAGGTATTATCGATCATGAAACCCAAACCCGCGACTTGAGAAAACTCAGTGGCATCTGGCAACTACTGCCATTTACTGCAACCTTGACCATGATCACGGCTGCAGCAATGGCAGGTGTCCCACTGACCAATGGCTTTATTTCCAAAGAAATGTTCTTTACTGAGCTGCTGGCAAATCTCACTGGCCCATTCATGATTGTGGCTGCTGTGATTGCAACCTGTGCAGGTCTATTTGCCGTCGCCTACTCCACTCGCTTAGTGCATGGGGTATTCTTCGACGGCCCTGTTGGCAAAGATGTGCCCAATAAACATGCGCATGAACCCCCAATCGGCATGCGAGCGCCAGCGGTTCTCTTGGCGACCATTTGTATTTTGGTGGGGATTTTACCGGCACTGCTGATTCAATCTATCATCAATGCCGGCACCCGAGCCAGTACCCAACTTGCTGACTTCAAAGGCGCTGAACTGGCCATTTGGCATGGTTTTAATTTGCCATTGTTGATGAGTGCGATTGCGCTGGTTGGTGGGGTGTTGTTTTACTTCGCCCTAGCACGCAATGGTCGTATTCGAAAAATTGACCTTGACCTGTATTTGGGTAAATTCCAAGGCAAACTCATTTTTGAAAACGGCCTTAAACAGTTGTTGCGTGGTTCTCGTTTTATTAAGAAAAAAACAGAAACAGGCTCCTTACAAACCTATTTGGCTTGGATCTTACTATTCACCATTGCGATTGTGGCCGTCCCGCTGTTCAATCAAGGTCTCACCGCAGGTAGCCGTGAATTAACCGCTGCACCATTGGTGGCGATTGTCCTATGGTTATTGCTATTTTCAGCCTGTTGGATGCTGTTGTGGTTCCACCACGAACGCATCAAAGCCGTGTTGATTACTGGTGCAATTGGCCTTGTGGTCACCATGGTATTCGTCACTTTCTCTGCACCCGATTTGGCATTGACCCAGATTAGTGTTGATGTGGTCACCACCGTATTATTGCTGATGAGTCTGTCGCTATTACCACAGCTTACCCCTTATGAATCGAATCGAGGCCGTCGTTGGCGAGATGCGGTCATTGCAATTGTGGCAGGTCTGGGCATTGGTTGGATCACTTGGATGTTGCTGACCCGTGACCATCATTCAATTTCATGGTTCTTTGTCCAACAGTCCCTGCCGCTCGGCGGTGGATCAAATATCGTCAACGTGATTTTGGTCGATTTCCGTGGTTTCGATACCTTCGGGGAAATTACCGTGTTGGGAATTGCCGCGATTGGTGCGCTCTGCCTTATGGATGGCATGCGTACCCACGGCACCACCATCACCCAAGGGCTCAGCTACCGTTTTAATCCATCACCGTTGATGTTCCGTATGACGGCTTCGTGGATTTTGCCACTGGCTTTGGTGGTCAGCTTATACATTTTCATTCGCGGACATAACTATCCAGGCGGGGGCTTTATTGCTGGCCTTATCACCTCAATGGCTTTGATTATTCAATATATCGCCTTGGGTCAAGACCATGCCGAGAAACTATTGCGCGCCAACTCTGGTCGCCGCTATGAAACTTGGATTGGCCTTGGACTCAGCATTGCGGGTGTTTCTGGTGTTGCAGCATGGTTATGGGGGCGTCCGTTCCTGACCAGTGCGCATATTTATGTGGATACGCCATTATTCGGCACTTTCCATTTGGCCTCTGCGGCAGCTTTCGATTTAGGGGTATATATCACCGTGGTCGGTGCCACCATGTTACTCATTTCTGTACTGGGTGACTCACGACATTCCAGCATGTCTGGCCCATTACCTAAGGAGTAA
- a CDS encoding AAA family ATPase, whose product MQLSYLQLKNCYHFNHLKIDFQITAHPVTLILGEQASGKTAIIKNIYQGLSWFPSRFKDIRSAGVVMLDQDIQYQQHQSKIDIGIQIPTEIGCLPESSDPHPQNLNCCHWQLYKTLLPNGVGHSKVETRQLDQCVELYYKAIQHDPLQGLPMIAYYPSERFSNEINLLSKNNPSLFQSHAAYEFAAIPFTTFARFFEWLREVSDIENAQTAQRFQQFIAAEPNPQTATAEQKQDYLNQTLQKIHSQPIAPNLLALKRSLNIVIPEISDIYLDYQPKMQLMVCYQNQICLYQQLSSSLKNWVALIGDIVRRLCILNPMSLYPCEEGEGVLLIDQIDAGLDQEMSAVILDRLHQAFPQLQIIATGQCPDLLDNSLDYQYLRLQQQRLYSIQPKKSWHDYENQYQHMLAPLLVAHPAHETATAPSKAEEIFAQIQQLTELEQSELNRLLQADDDTKTHILPCSPEI is encoded by the coding sequence ATGCAACTCAGTTATTTACAACTCAAAAATTGTTATCATTTTAATCATTTAAAAATTGACTTCCAGATCACTGCGCATCCCGTCACCTTGATTTTAGGTGAGCAAGCCAGTGGTAAAACTGCGATTATTAAAAATATTTATCAAGGGTTAAGCTGGTTTCCCTCACGTTTTAAAGACATTCGCAGTGCCGGTGTGGTGATGTTAGATCAAGATATTCAGTATCAGCAACATCAGTCTAAAATTGATATCGGCATACAGATTCCGACTGAGATTGGTTGCTTACCAGAAAGTAGTGACCCTCACCCACAAAATCTCAATTGCTGCCATTGGCAACTGTATAAAACCTTACTGCCCAATGGGGTTGGTCATAGTAAAGTTGAAACTAGGCAGCTTGACCAATGCGTCGAACTTTACTACAAAGCCATCCAACACGACCCTTTACAAGGGCTACCGATGATTGCCTACTATCCTAGCGAACGTTTTAGCAATGAAATCAATTTGCTCAGCAAGAATAATCCCAGCCTGTTCCAATCCCATGCAGCTTATGAATTTGCAGCAATTCCCTTTACCACCTTTGCCCGTTTTTTTGAATGGTTACGTGAAGTTTCAGATATTGAAAATGCCCAAACAGCACAACGCTTTCAACAGTTCATTGCCGCAGAGCCCAATCCTCAAACCGCAACAGCAGAACAAAAACAAGATTATCTGAATCAAACCTTACAAAAAATCCACTCGCAGCCCATTGCCCCAAATCTGTTGGCCTTAAAGCGGAGTCTAAATATTGTTATTCCAGAAATTAGTGATATTTACCTCGACTACCAACCTAAAATGCAACTGATGGTTTGCTATCAAAATCAGATTTGTTTATATCAGCAATTGTCTTCAAGTCTTAAAAACTGGGTGGCCTTAATCGGGGATATCGTGCGTCGGCTTTGCATTCTCAATCCGATGAGTTTGTATCCATGTGAAGAAGGTGAAGGGGTCTTACTGATTGATCAGATTGATGCGGGACTTGATCAAGAAATGAGTGCAGTCATCTTAGATCGGTTACATCAGGCTTTTCCGCAGCTTCAAATTATTGCCACGGGGCAATGCCCTGACCTTTTAGATAATTCACTTGATTATCAATATCTCAGATTACAACAACAACGTTTATATTCGATCCAACCTAAAAAAAGTTGGCACGACTACGAAAACCAATATCAGCACATGCTCGCGCCGCTCTTGGTGGCACATCCTGCGCATGAAACAGCCACAGCACCCTCCAAAGCTGAAGAGATATTTGCACAAATTCAACAACTCACGGAACTTGAGCAATCGGAGTTAAACCGCCTGCTCCAAGCTGATGACGACACCAAGACGCATATCCTGCCCTGTTCGCCTGAAATTTAG
- a CDS encoding UvrD-helicase domain-containing protein, producing the protein MPDLFSPTPEQRFAIAEAEKGQSFKVIAYAGTGKTTTLQLISDAMPQRRGMYLAFNKAIAAEAQQKFHRNVDCRTFHSLAFRSVPRGITDKLRLPRLSPSFIAKEYRLEPITLRRMMGGRYEKYVLMPSRLASLVANAVSHFCSTSSQYPAPRHLQAPSWLHPDDIDSLQKHLYPAVERRWLESVDMQHQAGIGHDIYLKLWALSEPNIPADYVLFDEAQDADPLMLGILLRQKQTQVIYVGDAHQQIYAWRGAINAMQHLPLPESRLTTSFRFGEPIAEVANALLGGLNETVPLIGNSHVKSRAVNKPHTKMRDAILCRTNARAMELLLSGLVQGDKVGLQADQVKLNRFVDAASLLKQGKRVTDVPELAWFNSWHDVHEYCETNDGSDIKPLVKLVDDHGTAPLKKALAKITPIEQADYVISTAHKAKGLEWNRVHIEDDYQFKINGLEHKISDEELRLLYVACTRAKVSLNIHHIYDLVQQLKPKAPFKNKAAAS; encoded by the coding sequence GTGCCTGATCTGTTTAGTCCGACCCCCGAACAACGCTTTGCAATTGCAGAAGCTGAAAAAGGCCAATCCTTTAAAGTGATTGCCTATGCAGGCACAGGTAAAACCACGACATTGCAATTAATTAGTGATGCCATGCCACAGCGACGTGGAATGTATTTGGCATTTAACAAAGCGATTGCCGCTGAAGCACAACAAAAATTTCATCGCAATGTAGACTGTCGTACCTTTCACTCATTGGCCTTTCGCAGCGTGCCCCGCGGAATTACTGATAAATTACGTCTACCACGTTTAAGTCCAAGTTTTATTGCCAAAGAATATCGTCTAGAGCCGATCACCTTGCGTCGCATGATGGGCGGGCGTTATGAAAAATATGTATTAATGCCAAGTCGTTTGGCCAGTTTAGTCGCCAATGCGGTCAGTCATTTCTGTTCAACCAGCTCACAATATCCTGCGCCACGCCATCTGCAAGCCCCTTCTTGGCTGCATCCAGACGATATCGATAGCCTACAAAAGCATTTATATCCTGCGGTGGAGCGACGTTGGTTAGAGTCGGTTGATATGCAACACCAAGCCGGTATTGGTCACGACATTTATTTAAAATTGTGGGCACTGTCTGAACCTAATATTCCCGCGGATTATGTCCTTTTTGACGAAGCACAAGATGCTGACCCTTTAATGCTCGGTATTCTACTTCGCCAAAAACAAACTCAAGTCATCTATGTCGGTGATGCACATCAACAAATCTATGCCTGGCGCGGTGCGATTAATGCCATGCAGCATCTGCCTTTGCCTGAGTCGCGCCTGACCACATCGTTCCGTTTTGGTGAACCGATTGCAGAAGTTGCCAATGCTTTACTCGGTGGCCTCAACGAAACCGTGCCATTAATAGGCAATAGCCATGTGAAATCACGTGCCGTCAATAAACCACATACCAAAATGCGCGATGCAATTTTATGTCGTACCAATGCCCGTGCCATGGAACTGCTGTTATCGGGCTTAGTCCAAGGCGATAAAGTTGGTCTCCAAGCCGATCAGGTTAAACTCAATCGTTTTGTCGATGCCGCCAGTCTGCTTAAGCAAGGCAAACGCGTCACTGATGTTCCTGAATTGGCGTGGTTTAATTCATGGCATGATGTGCATGAGTATTGTGAAACCAACGATGGTAGTGATATAAAACCTTTAGTGAAATTGGTTGACGATCACGGCACTGCCCCACTGAAAAAGGCCTTGGCCAAGATTACCCCGATTGAACAAGCGGATTATGTGATTTCCACGGCGCACAAAGCCAAAGGTCTCGAATGGAATCGGGTACATATTGAAGATGACTACCAATTTAAGATTAATGGCTTAGAACATAAAATTAGCGATGAAGAGCTGCGCCTCTTATATGTGGCGTGTACCCGTGCTAAAGTAAGCCTAAACATTCATCATATCTATGATTTAGTACAACAATTGAAACCTAAAGCACCCTTTAAAAATAAAGCAGCTGCCTCATGA
- a CDS encoding LysR family transcriptional regulator has translation MAIKFSQLALFCALVEEGTIYAAAEKMHCVPSNITARIHDLEDILKVTLFNRKQRKLSITPEGRAFYIEAKALVKQSKKCQDLFNQHQLVGDLNIGTLNIVLEKYIQQQTIQFLKTHAAVQVNISCCSSLLLLEKLLAAEFDLIFIDANVQHPQLHSRVIIQETLYLVFNAASWQDFKLHAAEQILFRYGGPSMHELLLKNWLAQQQICVHRQCAIESYSLALDAIQQHLGFSVIPSPFLAEAQHRQLQCLALTNIESCDISIAWQKNSDSKLIQHFSALFG, from the coding sequence ATGGCAATTAAATTTTCACAACTTGCACTGTTTTGTGCACTGGTTGAAGAAGGCACCATTTACGCAGCAGCTGAAAAAATGCATTGTGTTCCCTCCAATATTACTGCACGTATTCACGACCTAGAAGATATTCTAAAAGTAACCCTCTTTAATCGGAAACAACGCAAACTCAGTATTACGCCCGAAGGACGCGCCTTTTATATCGAAGCCAAAGCCTTGGTCAAACAAAGTAAAAAATGCCAAGACTTATTTAATCAGCATCAATTGGTTGGCGATTTAAATATTGGGACGCTGAATATCGTGTTAGAAAAATATATTCAGCAACAGACCATTCAGTTCTTAAAAACGCATGCTGCGGTACAAGTGAATATCTCTTGTTGTTCTTCTCTACTGCTGTTAGAAAAATTACTGGCTGCCGAGTTTGATCTCATTTTTATCGATGCCAACGTACAACACCCCCAATTACACAGTCGGGTCATTATTCAAGAAACCCTTTATTTGGTCTTCAATGCCGCCTCATGGCAAGACTTTAAATTGCATGCAGCAGAACAAATTTTATTTCGCTATGGTGGCCCCAGCATGCATGAACTGTTGCTAAAAAACTGGTTGGCACAACAGCAAATTTGCGTGCACCGTCAATGTGCGATTGAGTCCTACAGCTTGGCCCTAGATGCGATCCAACAACACCTTGGCTTTAGTGTGATTCCAAGTCCATTTTTAGCTGAAGCACAGCACAGACAACTGCAATGTCTGGCACTCACCAACATCGAAAGCTGTGATATTTCTATCGCCTGGCAAAAAAATAGTGATTCTAAATTGATTCAACACTTTAGCGCCTTATTCGGCTAA